In Bordetella holmesii ATCC 51541, the following proteins share a genomic window:
- a CDS encoding outer membrane protein oprM: MTRRLLSLAISAILLSGCISLAPDYERPALPVAASFPQPSGSLTISAPAAAVDWQSFYTDPQLRGLITQALNNNRDLRLAVLRVEEARAAYGIERAGLFPTLGVTADGTRQRTPGDLNLTGRSVTGSQYQVGLGMAAWELDFWGRVRNLKDAALEQYLATDAAQRAATLSLISEVADGYLTLRELDERLALTRTTIATRAESLRIFRRRFEVGSISKLDLTQVETLWQQATALGAELERTRAAQLQALQELVGEPITLAEAPDALTHEALMQELPAGLPSDLLTNRPDIVAAEHQLKAANANIGAARAAFFPQISLTGAFGSASSQLHGLFGSASSAWSFSPNLNLPIFDAGRRQSNLELAHARQQQAIAQYEKTIQTVFREVADALSARYWLAEQVQILQATVQAQGERARLARLRYDHGASPFLEVLDAQRDLLDAQQQWASTQRALLSSQVALYAALGGGTHAQVTAPVPTDHP, encoded by the coding sequence ATGACCCGCCGCCTGCTCAGCCTTGCCATCAGCGCCATCCTGCTGTCTGGCTGCATCTCCCTGGCGCCCGACTATGAACGCCCGGCGCTGCCAGTGGCAGCAAGCTTCCCGCAGCCATCCGGTTCCCTTACCATTAGTGCGCCTGCCGCTGCCGTCGATTGGCAATCGTTTTATACCGATCCCCAACTACGCGGCTTGATCACGCAGGCCCTGAACAACAACCGCGACCTGCGGTTGGCCGTTCTGCGTGTCGAAGAGGCGCGTGCGGCCTATGGCATCGAACGCGCCGGCCTGTTCCCCACGCTTGGGGTGACGGCCGACGGCACGCGCCAGCGCACCCCTGGTGATCTCAACCTGACCGGACGCTCGGTCACAGGCTCGCAGTATCAGGTCGGACTGGGCATGGCGGCCTGGGAGCTGGACTTCTGGGGCCGGGTGCGAAATTTGAAGGATGCCGCGCTGGAACAGTACCTCGCCACCGACGCCGCCCAGCGCGCAGCCACGCTTTCGCTCATCAGCGAGGTGGCTGACGGCTATCTCACCCTGCGCGAACTCGATGAACGCCTGGCATTGACCCGGACGACCATCGCCACGCGGGCCGAATCACTGCGGATTTTCCGCCGCCGTTTCGAGGTCGGATCGATTTCCAAACTCGACCTGACCCAGGTCGAAACCCTGTGGCAGCAGGCCACGGCGTTGGGAGCCGAGCTCGAACGCACCCGGGCCGCGCAACTGCAGGCCCTGCAAGAACTCGTCGGTGAACCCATCACTCTGGCAGAAGCGCCCGACGCGTTGACGCATGAGGCGCTGATGCAGGAGCTGCCCGCCGGCCTGCCCTCGGATCTGCTGACCAACCGCCCTGATATCGTTGCAGCCGAGCATCAGCTAAAGGCCGCCAACGCCAATATCGGTGCGGCACGGGCGGCCTTCTTTCCCCAGATCTCGTTGACGGGCGCGTTCGGCTCGGCAAGCAGTCAGCTCCACGGGCTGTTCGGCAGCGCAAGCTCAGCCTGGAGTTTTTCGCCCAACCTGAATTTGCCCATCTTTGACGCCGGCCGTCGGCAATCCAATCTTGAACTGGCTCACGCGCGCCAGCAACAGGCAATCGCCCAGTACGAAAAGACCATACAGACCGTTTTTCGTGAGGTGGCCGACGCGCTGTCGGCACGTTACTGGTTGGCCGAACAGGTGCAGATCCTGCAGGCCACCGTTCAGGCCCAAGGCGAGCGTGCCCGCCTGGCCCGCCTGCGCTACGACCACGGTGCCTCGCCCTTTCTCGAAGTCCTGGACGCCCAACGAGATCTGCTGGATGCCCAGCAACAATGGGCCAGCACGCAGCGCGCGCTGTTGTCGAGCCAGGTCGCGCTGTACGCGGCGTTGGGCGGGGGCACGCACGCGCAAGTCACCGCCCCGGTCCCCACCGATCATCCGTAA
- a CDS encoding efflux transporter, RND family, MFP subunit, protein MNARKTLPLAILAVVALLGYYGWRNINDRGPGEGFVSGNGRIEATEIDVATKLAGRVDDVLVNEGAFVQAGQPLARMQIDTLTAQHAEARAQHQQAINAAASARAQVALRRSDKQAAQAVVVQRESELDAARRRLARSQTLSKEGASSIQELDDDRARVRSAEAAVAAARAQVAAADAAIQAAQAEEVGAGSAIDAAQATVARVQADIADSELRAPRAGRVQYRVAQPGEVLGAGGKVLNLVDLSDVYLTFFLPEQAAGKVGLGTEVRLVLDAAPQFVIPASVSYVASTAQFTPKTVETASERQKLMFRVRAQISPELLQRHLTQVKTGLPGVAWIKLDPDTGWPANLQVKVP, encoded by the coding sequence ATGAATGCCCGCAAAACTCTGCCCTTGGCCATCCTTGCTGTCGTGGCTTTGCTCGGCTACTACGGCTGGCGCAACATCAACGACCGTGGCCCCGGCGAAGGCTTTGTCAGTGGAAACGGCCGCATCGAAGCCACCGAGATCGACGTCGCAACCAAACTGGCCGGCCGCGTCGATGATGTACTGGTCAACGAAGGCGCGTTCGTCCAGGCCGGTCAACCGCTGGCACGCATGCAGATCGACACTCTCACGGCGCAGCACGCCGAAGCACGTGCCCAGCATCAGCAAGCCATCAACGCCGCGGCCAGCGCGCGCGCGCAGGTGGCCCTGCGCAGGAGCGACAAACAGGCCGCACAGGCCGTCGTCGTCCAGCGCGAAAGCGAGCTCGACGCGGCCCGCCGGCGTCTTGCCCGCTCCCAGACTCTGTCCAAGGAAGGCGCCTCTTCCATTCAGGAACTCGATGATGACCGCGCCCGCGTCCGAAGCGCCGAGGCGGCCGTGGCGGCAGCACGTGCCCAAGTCGCCGCTGCCGACGCGGCCATCCAGGCGGCCCAGGCCGAGGAGGTGGGCGCGGGATCGGCTATCGACGCCGCCCAAGCCACGGTGGCCCGGGTGCAGGCCGACATCGCCGACAGCGAATTACGCGCGCCGCGAGCCGGCCGCGTGCAGTATCGCGTCGCCCAGCCGGGCGAAGTGCTGGGTGCCGGCGGCAAGGTCCTCAACCTGGTCGACCTCTCCGATGTCTATCTGACCTTCTTCCTGCCCGAGCAGGCCGCCGGCAAAGTGGGGCTGGGCACGGAGGTGCGCCTTGTACTCGATGCCGCACCTCAGTTCGTCATCCCCGCCTCCGTGAGCTATGTCGCCAGTACGGCGCAGTTCACGCCCAAGACGGTGGAGACGGCCAGCGAACGCCAGAAACTGATGTTTCGCGTCCGCGCGCAAATCAGCCCCGAACTGCTGCAACGCCACCTCACCCAGGTCAAGACCGGCCTGCCCGGCGTGGCCTGGATCAAGCTCGACCCTGACACGGGCTGGCCCGCCAATCTGCAAGTCAAGGTACCGTGA
- a CDS encoding heme ABC exporter, ATP-binding protein CcmA — protein MDKPVARLEHVSQHYGKTAALDDVSLDFPAARMVGLIGPDGVGKSSLLALVAGSRAVQQGSVTVLGADMANARYREQVCPRIAYMPQGLGKNLYPTLSVEENLQFFGRLFGHDAAERRRRIDDLTRATGLESFLQRPAGKLSGGMKQKLGLCCALIHDPDLLILDEPTTGVDPLARAQFWDLINDIRQDRPGMSVIVATAYMDEAQGFDWLIAMDAGRVLATGTPAELLSSTGSTSLEEAFIALLPEERKQGHQPVVIQPLAVDEAADVAIEARDLTMRFGDFVAVDHVNFRIRKGEIFGFLGSNGCGKSTTMKMLTGLLPASEGQAWLFGHEVDPRDIDTRRRVGYMSQAFSLYGELTVRQNLVLHARLFHVPEAAIADRVKEMVERFDLAAVLDSVPDSLPLGVRQRLSLAVAMVHKPELLILDEPTSGVDPVARENFWRLLIDLARQDMVTIFISTHFMNEAQRCDRISLMHAGKVLVSDTPQAIIEQCGAATLEEAFIDYLVQAGAGTQVPPETASAAVPSPPPAPAHTLRGFHFSRAASYMWREALELRRDPVRATLALVGSLILMFVMGFGISMDVEDLRYAVLDRDQTGLSHDYALNLSGSRYFIEQSPITDYSDMDQRMRAGKLALAIEIPVGFARDVQRGKPAQIGVWIDGAMPQRAETVRGYVQGMHQGWLLDQARKQSGSSAHLAVSTEARFRYNPDVRSLPAMVPAVIPLLLLMMPAMLTALSVVREKELGSIINLYVTPVSRLEFLLGKQAPYVALAMLNFLLMVLLAVTVFGVPITGSFVTLLLAALVYSVIATAIGLLASTFTRSQIAALFFTMMGTMVPAVQFAGLINPVSSLEGGGRLIGQIYPATHMLTISRGVFSKALHMHDLYSAFWPLLLAVPIILGVSVLLLKKQEV, from the coding sequence ATGGACAAACCCGTCGCCCGGCTTGAGCACGTCAGCCAGCACTATGGCAAGACCGCCGCGCTCGATGACGTGAGCCTGGACTTCCCTGCCGCGCGCATGGTGGGCCTGATCGGCCCGGATGGGGTTGGCAAATCCAGCCTGCTGGCATTGGTCGCCGGCTCGCGCGCCGTGCAGCAAGGCAGCGTCACGGTGCTGGGCGCAGACATGGCCAATGCGCGCTATCGCGAACAGGTTTGCCCGCGTATTGCCTATATGCCGCAAGGGTTGGGAAAAAATCTCTACCCCACGCTGTCGGTCGAAGAAAACCTGCAATTCTTCGGCCGTCTGTTCGGCCATGATGCCGCCGAGCGCCGCCGGCGCATCGACGACCTCACCCGGGCCACCGGCCTGGAATCCTTCTTGCAGCGGCCAGCCGGCAAACTCTCCGGGGGCATGAAGCAGAAGCTGGGCCTGTGCTGCGCCCTCATTCACGACCCCGATCTGCTCATCCTGGACGAACCTACCACGGGGGTCGACCCGCTAGCCCGTGCCCAATTCTGGGACCTCATCAACGACATTCGCCAGGACCGCCCCGGCATGAGCGTCATCGTGGCCACCGCCTATATGGACGAGGCTCAGGGCTTTGACTGGCTCATCGCCATGGACGCCGGACGCGTGCTGGCCACCGGCACCCCCGCCGAACTGCTCTCGTCTACGGGCAGCACCTCGCTTGAAGAAGCCTTCATCGCGCTGTTGCCCGAAGAACGCAAGCAAGGGCACCAACCCGTGGTGATCCAGCCCCTGGCCGTCGACGAGGCCGCCGACGTCGCCATCGAGGCACGCGACCTTACCATGCGTTTTGGCGACTTCGTCGCCGTCGACCATGTCAATTTCCGTATCCGCAAAGGCGAGATTTTCGGGTTCCTCGGCTCCAATGGTTGCGGCAAGTCCACCACCATGAAGATGCTGACGGGACTGCTGCCGGCCAGCGAAGGCCAAGCCTGGTTGTTCGGCCATGAAGTCGATCCCCGCGACATCGATACTCGCCGCCGGGTGGGTTATATGTCACAAGCATTCTCTTTGTATGGCGAGCTCACCGTAAGGCAGAACCTCGTGCTGCACGCGCGCCTGTTTCATGTGCCCGAAGCGGCCATCGCCGACCGCGTGAAAGAGATGGTCGAACGCTTCGACCTCGCCGCCGTGCTCGACAGTGTTCCGGACAGCCTGCCGCTGGGTGTGCGCCAGCGACTTTCGCTGGCTGTGGCCATGGTACACAAGCCCGAACTGCTCATCCTCGATGAACCCACCTCCGGCGTGGACCCGGTCGCGCGCGAAAACTTCTGGCGCCTGTTGATCGACCTGGCGCGCCAGGACATGGTCACGATCTTCATTTCCACCCACTTCATGAACGAAGCCCAGCGCTGCGACAGAATCTCGCTCATGCATGCCGGTAAGGTGTTGGTGAGCGACACCCCGCAGGCCATCATCGAGCAATGTGGAGCAGCCACGCTCGAAGAGGCGTTCATCGACTACCTGGTGCAAGCCGGGGCCGGCACACAAGTCCCACCCGAAACCGCATCCGCAGCCGTGCCATCGCCACCTCCCGCGCCGGCTCACACCCTGCGAGGATTTCACTTCAGCCGGGCCGCCAGCTACATGTGGCGCGAGGCGCTTGAGCTGCGCCGCGACCCGGTGCGAGCCACGCTCGCGCTGGTGGGCTCCTTGATCCTGATGTTCGTGATGGGTTTCGGCATCAGTATGGACGTGGAGGATCTGCGCTATGCCGTACTGGACCGCGATCAGACTGGCTTGAGCCATGACTACGCATTGAATCTGTCCGGCTCGCGCTATTTCATCGAGCAGTCGCCGATCACCGACTACTCGGATATGGACCAACGCATGCGCGCCGGAAAGCTGGCGCTGGCCATAGAGATTCCCGTCGGCTTCGCGCGCGATGTGCAGCGCGGCAAGCCCGCGCAGATCGGCGTCTGGATAGACGGGGCGATGCCGCAGCGCGCCGAGACCGTGCGCGGCTATGTGCAAGGCATGCATCAAGGCTGGTTGCTCGATCAGGCGCGCAAGCAATCCGGCTCTTCAGCCCATCTGGCCGTCAGCACCGAGGCCCGCTTTCGCTATAACCCGGATGTGCGCAGCCTGCCGGCCATGGTGCCGGCAGTCATCCCTTTGCTGTTGCTGATGATGCCCGCCATGCTCACCGCGCTTTCGGTCGTGCGCGAAAAAGAGCTGGGCTCCATCATCAACCTCTACGTCACGCCGGTCTCGCGCCTGGAATTTCTCCTCGGCAAGCAGGCGCCTTACGTCGCGCTGGCCATGCTCAACTTCCTGCTCATGGTCTTGCTGGCCGTGACGGTATTCGGCGTACCGATTACGGGAAGTTTCGTCACCCTGCTGTTGGCCGCGCTTGTCTACAGTGTCATCGCCACGGCCATAGGGTTACTCGCCTCGACGTTCACGCGCAGCCAGATCGCCGCGCTGTTTTTCACCATGATGGGCACCATGGTGCCTGCCGTGCAGTTCGCCGGCCTGATCAACCCGGTCTCATCGCTCGAAGGTGGCGGCCGCCTGATTGGCCAGATCTATCCGGCCACGCATATGCTGACCATCTCACGCGGCGTATTCAGCAAGGCCTTGCATATGCACGACCTCTACAGCGCCTTCTGGCCGCTGCTGCTTGCCGTGCCCATCATTCTGGGCGTTTCGGTCTTGCTACTCAAAAAGCAGGAGGTGTGA
- a CDS encoding inner membrane transport permease yhhJ — protein sequence MGRHIANIYRLGIKELWSLARDPMMLILIGVSFTIMIYTAATAVPESLHNAPIAVVDEDSSPMSQRIVSAFYPPHFTPPAHVSAAEADAGMDRGLYTFWINIPPNFQRDVLAGRPAEIQLNIDATRMSQAFTGSGYIQQIISDEVNAFVKRYRKADTPPVDLAIRMRFNPNLTQAWFGAMMEIINNVTMLSIILTGAALIREREHGTIEHLLVMPVTPAEIMLGKVWSMGLVVLVAAGLSLTFVVRGALHIPIEGSIVLFLVGAALHLFATTSMGIFLATLARSMPQFGMLLVLVLLPLQMLSGGNTPRESMPQFVQDIMLAAPTTHFVELGQAILYRGAGLNVVWVPFLALLIIGSVLFAFSLGRFRKTLSQLA from the coding sequence ATGGGGCGTCACATTGCCAACATTTACCGCCTGGGCATCAAGGAGCTCTGGAGCCTGGCGCGCGACCCCATGATGCTGATCCTGATCGGGGTGTCCTTCACCATCATGATCTACACGGCCGCAACGGCCGTGCCGGAGTCCTTGCACAACGCGCCCATCGCCGTGGTCGACGAAGACAGCTCACCCATGTCGCAGCGCATCGTCTCGGCCTTTTATCCTCCACACTTCACCCCGCCGGCCCACGTCTCGGCCGCCGAGGCCGATGCAGGCATGGACCGCGGGCTCTACACCTTCTGGATCAACATTCCGCCCAACTTCCAGCGCGACGTACTTGCCGGACGTCCCGCCGAGATCCAGCTCAATATCGATGCCACACGGATGAGTCAGGCGTTCACCGGCAGCGGCTACATCCAGCAGATCATCAGCGACGAGGTCAACGCCTTCGTCAAGCGCTACCGTAAGGCCGATACCCCGCCCGTGGATCTGGCGATACGCATGCGCTTTAATCCCAATCTCACCCAGGCCTGGTTCGGCGCCATGATGGAGATCATCAACAACGTCACGATGCTGTCCATCATCCTGACCGGGGCCGCACTGATCCGCGAGCGCGAACACGGCACCATCGAACACCTGCTGGTCATGCCGGTCACACCGGCTGAAATCATGTTGGGCAAGGTCTGGTCCATGGGGTTGGTCGTGCTGGTGGCCGCCGGCCTGTCGCTGACCTTCGTCGTGCGCGGAGCGCTGCACATCCCCATCGAGGGCTCGATTGTCCTTTTTCTTGTGGGTGCGGCGTTGCACCTGTTTGCCACGACCTCCATGGGGATTTTCCTGGCCACGCTGGCCCGCAGCATGCCGCAGTTCGGCATGCTGCTGGTGCTGGTTCTGCTGCCCCTGCAGATGCTCTCCGGCGGCAATACGCCACGCGAAAGCATGCCGCAATTCGTCCAGGACATCATGCTGGCCGCTCCCACCACACACTTTGTGGAGCTGGGACAGGCTATCCTGTATCGAGGCGCGGGGCTGAACGTGGTGTGGGTGCCCTTCCTGGCGCTGCTGATCATCGGCAGCGTGCTGTTCGCCTTCTCGCTTGGACGTTTTCGCAAAACCCTCAGTCAGCTTGCCTGA
- a CDS encoding acetoacetyl-CoA reductase → MNAKLTALVTGGMGALGQAIAHALDDAGHRVIVTCHRRGPATQARLREHKAAGREFLAYAVDVADHASCRQLAEQLAADGLAVDILVNNAGLTRDASLRKMLPQDWTDVLRTNLDSMFNMTQPFVEGMTARGWGRIVNISSSVNGFKGAFGQTNYAAAKAGIHGFTKSLALEVARKGVTVNTVSPGYLDSPMVSAVPPDVLRDNVLPQIPVGRLGKPQEIAALVAFICGDLAGFMTGSNVAMNGGQY, encoded by the coding sequence ATGAACGCTAAGCTCACGGCGTTGGTCACCGGGGGCATGGGCGCGCTGGGCCAGGCGATCGCCCACGCCCTGGATGACGCCGGGCATCGCGTCATTGTCACCTGCCATCGGCGCGGCCCTGCCACCCAGGCGCGGTTACGCGAACACAAAGCTGCCGGGCGCGAATTTCTGGCCTATGCGGTGGACGTCGCCGACCACGCCAGTTGCCGGCAGTTGGCCGAACAACTGGCCGCCGACGGGCTGGCCGTCGATATTCTGGTCAACAACGCGGGTCTGACTCGCGATGCCAGCCTGCGCAAGATGCTCCCCCAAGACTGGACCGACGTGCTGCGCACCAATCTTGACTCCATGTTCAATATGACCCAGCCCTTTGTCGAAGGCATGACCGCACGCGGCTGGGGCCGCATCGTCAATATTTCGTCGTCGGTCAACGGTTTCAAGGGCGCATTCGGGCAAACCAACTACGCGGCCGCCAAAGCCGGCATACATGGTTTCACCAAATCACTGGCGTTGGAAGTCGCACGCAAGGGCGTGACGGTCAATACGGTGTCGCCAGGCTATCTGGATTCACCCATGGTGTCGGCCGTCCCCCCCGACGTGCTGCGCGACAACGTGCTGCCACAGATACCGGTGGGCCGTCTGGGCAAGCCGCAGGAGATCGCCGCTCTGGTGGCGTTCATCTGCGGCGACCTGGCCGGCTTCATGACCGGCAGCAACGTCGCCATGAACGGTGGCCAGTATTGA
- a CDS encoding universal stress family protein, with protein MLKILVPIDGSECAVRALHDAIGLAKESGGDAQIHLLNVQLPIVSGHAKMFLSKETIDNYYKAESDEALATARAAAETSGVAYTAEMRPGPLGETIAKYAKEHHCDRIVMGTRGLGAVGGLVLGSVAQKVIHLSPVPVTLVK; from the coding sequence ATGCTGAAGATTCTTGTCCCCATTGACGGTTCCGAATGCGCCGTACGCGCACTGCATGATGCCATCGGTCTGGCCAAAGAAAGCGGCGGCGACGCTCAGATCCATCTGCTCAACGTGCAACTGCCCATCGTATCGGGCCATGCCAAGATGTTTTTGAGCAAAGAAACCATCGACAACTATTACAAAGCTGAAAGCGATGAAGCACTGGCCACAGCCCGTGCCGCGGCAGAAACCTCGGGAGTGGCCTATACGGCTGAAATGCGTCCCGGGCCGCTTGGCGAAACCATCGCCAAGTACGCCAAGGAACACCACTGCGACCGAATCGTCATGGGAACACGCGGCTTGGGTGCCGTCGGCGGACTGGTGCTCGGGTCGGTCGCGCAGAAGGTCATCCACCTCTCGCCGGTCCCTGTCACCTTGGTCAAGTAA
- a CDS encoding doxX family protein produces the protein MNKSDDTGKLILRLALGILILMHGVAKLSTGVGGIAGMLSSHGLPGFLAYGAYLGEIVGPLLLIVGVFTRLGAFLVFANMVVVLLLVHSGQFGNINPQTGGWALELQGMFLFTALALMFTGAGRFSLGGAGGRWN, from the coding sequence ATGAATAAATCTGACGACACCGGCAAACTGATTTTGCGATTAGCTTTGGGCATACTCATCCTCATGCATGGCGTCGCCAAGCTGAGCACCGGGGTGGGTGGTATCGCCGGCATGCTGTCTTCTCATGGACTGCCAGGCTTCCTGGCCTACGGGGCCTATCTGGGCGAAATCGTCGGTCCGCTGTTGCTGATCGTAGGCGTTTTCACGCGCTTGGGCGCTTTCCTGGTTTTCGCCAACATGGTCGTGGTACTGTTGCTGGTGCATTCGGGTCAGTTTGGCAACATCAATCCCCAAACCGGCGGATGGGCGCTGGAACTGCAAGGCATGTTTCTGTTCACGGCTCTGGCCTTGATGTTCACCGGTGCCGGGCGTTTCAGCCTGGGCGGCGCTGGCGGGCGCTGGAACTAA
- a CDS encoding YXWGXW repeat family protein, with protein sequence MSMALLACAMPVHAQVSYDPAPAAAAPASADPASANMAAVSVSDQPPPALPVYQQPPVPGDGYIWTPGYWARNPYGFYWVPGAWVVAPYVGALWTPGYWAFDLGAYRWHAGYWGPHVGFYGGINYGFGYLGVGYVGGYWRNRAFFYNQAITNVRPGRVTNIYVHNVTINNYDKRRISYHGGPGGIDRRPTPQEDAARGDHRTPASRDQMDHARWAGNNRGQWAGRGDGPRQTVADAPIGGPRAHMRWNSDDYRSPGKPGNGPSGAAVTDNRPDGARPSGGRPIVAARRQALDLKATCGQTTAIGPRWDLGRTRQSTDGRQSTDGRQSP encoded by the coding sequence GTGAGTATGGCCCTGCTGGCCTGTGCCATGCCCGTGCACGCCCAGGTGAGCTACGACCCGGCGCCCGCCGCCGCAGCGCCAGCCAGTGCCGATCCGGCTTCCGCCAATATGGCTGCCGTTTCCGTCAGTGACCAGCCGCCGCCGGCGCTACCGGTCTATCAGCAACCCCCTGTCCCGGGTGACGGCTATATCTGGACTCCCGGATATTGGGCGCGCAACCCCTACGGCTTTTATTGGGTACCCGGGGCGTGGGTCGTCGCACCCTACGTCGGCGCACTGTGGACGCCCGGCTACTGGGCCTTCGACTTGGGCGCCTACCGCTGGCATGCCGGCTACTGGGGCCCTCATGTCGGCTTTTACGGCGGCATCAACTATGGGTTCGGCTACCTCGGCGTGGGCTACGTCGGCGGCTATTGGCGCAACCGCGCCTTCTTCTACAACCAGGCCATCACCAATGTGCGCCCGGGACGCGTGACCAACATTTACGTCCATAACGTCACGATCAACAACTACGACAAGCGGCGTATCAGTTACCACGGCGGGCCGGGCGGGATCGATCGTCGCCCCACCCCGCAGGAAGATGCCGCGCGCGGTGACCACCGTACGCCGGCGTCGCGTGATCAGATGGATCACGCGCGCTGGGCCGGCAATAACCGCGGCCAATGGGCGGGCCGTGGCGACGGCCCCAGGCAGACCGTGGCCGATGCGCCCATCGGCGGGCCGCGTGCCCACATGCGCTGGAACAGCGACGACTATCGTAGCCCGGGCAAACCGGGCAACGGTCCATCAGGCGCTGCCGTCACCGACAACCGCCCAGACGGCGCTCGTCCGTCGGGGGGCAGGCCAATAGTGGCCGCCCGTCGGCAGGCACTCGACCTGAAGGCAACATGCGGCCAGACAACGGCAATCGGCCCCAGATGGGATCTCGGCCGGACACGGCAATCGACCGACGGGAGGCAATCGACCGACGGGAGGCAATCGCCCTGA
- a CDS encoding ahpC/TSA family protein: MKPYALMLTTAMALAAHTGAAHATLTPGAKAAAFTTQAAQGGQVFAFDMAQALQKGPVVLYFYPAAFTQGCSLEARNFAKAVPQYQALGATVIGVSADNIETLKKFSVSECGGKFAVAADTDGKIMKAYDAVSDKRPESAKRTSYVISPAGEVVYEFTDLSPEHHVPNTLKALREWRASHPLGK, encoded by the coding sequence ATGAAACCATATGCTCTGATGCTGACCACTGCCATGGCGCTGGCAGCCCACACGGGTGCGGCGCATGCCACGCTCACCCCTGGCGCCAAGGCCGCCGCTTTCACGACACAGGCCGCGCAAGGCGGGCAGGTTTTTGCCTTCGACATGGCCCAGGCCCTGCAGAAAGGGCCGGTCGTGCTCTACTTTTATCCGGCCGCGTTCACGCAAGGCTGCTCACTGGAAGCGCGCAATTTCGCCAAAGCCGTGCCGCAGTATCAGGCGCTGGGTGCCACCGTCATTGGAGTGTCGGCCGACAATATCGAAACCCTGAAGAAATTTTCAGTCAGCGAATGCGGGGGTAAGTTTGCCGTGGCGGCCGACACCGACGGCAAGATCATGAAGGCCTACGATGCCGTCTCGGATAAACGCCCCGAGTCGGCCAAACGGACTTCCTATGTAATCTCGCCGGCCGGCGAGGTGGTATATGAGTTCACGGACCTCAGCCCCGAACACCATGTGCCCAATACCTTGAAAGCCCTGCGCGAGTGGCGCGCCAGCCATCCCCTAGGGAAATAA
- a CDS encoding bacterial OB fold family protein codes for MRLQVLLISAATILLPLAGGPAQAQYVGPAFNPNLTVRQMLSTAADDAHVVLRGRLVRRINHEKYLFDDGTGQVRVDIESHLFPHGTPISDQALVEIAGEFDREIIGSSEVDVASLRVLNGSPAHARTEATPTR; via the coding sequence ATGCGTCTGCAGGTGTTGCTGATCAGTGCTGCCACCATTCTGTTGCCCCTGGCGGGCGGCCCGGCCCAAGCCCAGTATGTCGGGCCGGCTTTTAATCCCAATCTCACCGTGCGGCAAATGCTTTCCACCGCGGCGGATGACGCCCACGTCGTGCTGCGCGGCCGTCTGGTGCGGCGGATCAATCACGAAAAGTACCTTTTCGACGACGGCACGGGCCAAGTCCGCGTGGACATCGAGTCGCATCTCTTTCCGCACGGCACGCCCATCAGCGACCAGGCGCTGGTAGAGATCGCGGGCGAGTTCGACCGCGAAATCATCGGTTCCTCGGAGGTCGATGTGGCGTCGCTGCGGGTGCTAAATGGCAGCCCCGCGCACGCCCGCACCGAAGCCACACCCACCCGCTAG
- the arsC gene encoding arsenate reductase, with protein sequence MSSTHSATIYHNPRCGTSRTALQALQDAGYAVTVIEYLKTPPSRQTLAGLIRQSGLSVRDAIRSKEPLYQELGLDDPQRSDDDLLDAMVEHPILINRPFVVTEKGARLCRPAEVVQQIL encoded by the coding sequence ATGTCATCCACGCATTCCGCCACCATCTACCACAACCCGCGATGCGGGACCTCTCGCACGGCACTGCAGGCGCTGCAGGACGCCGGTTACGCGGTGACGGTGATTGAGTACCTGAAAACACCGCCCTCGCGGCAGACGTTGGCGGGCCTCATCCGGCAATCGGGGCTGAGCGTGCGCGACGCCATCCGCAGCAAAGAGCCGCTGTATCAGGAGCTGGGGCTGGATGACCCCCAGCGCAGTGACGACGATCTGCTCGACGCCATGGTCGAGCATCCGATCCTCATCAACCGCCCATTCGTGGTGACCGAGAAAGGTGCGCGTCTGTGCCGGCCCGCTGAGGTGGTCCAGCAGATTCTGTGA